One window of the Flavobacteriaceae bacterium YJPT1-3 genome contains the following:
- a CDS encoding bacteriorhodopsin-like yields MINTIEPFLQEMKRMASDDYVGFTFFVGSMAMMAASAFFFLSMNDFERKWKTSILVSGLITFIAAVHYFYMRGYWEAFAESPTFFRYVDWVLTVPLMCVEFYLILRVAGAKRSLMWKLIIYSVIMLVTGYFGETIYRDQAAIWGAISGAAYFAIVYEIWLGSAKKLAEKAGGQVLKAHKILCWFVLVGWVIYPIGYMAGTPGWYEGIFGDLNIDVIYNIGDAINKIGFGLVIYNLAVLSSPGKSTTA; encoded by the coding sequence ATGATTAACACAATTGAACCTTTCCTGCAAGAGATGAAAAGGATGGCCAGCGATGATTACGTTGGTTTTACTTTTTTTGTGGGTAGTATGGCCATGATGGCCGCATCGGCTTTCTTCTTTTTATCGATGAATGATTTTGAGAGAAAGTGGAAGACCTCGATCCTGGTTTCTGGATTGATTACCTTTATTGCTGCAGTACACTATTTCTATATGAGAGGTTACTGGGAAGCATTTGCTGAGTCACCCACATTCTTCAGGTATGTAGATTGGGTATTGACAGTTCCATTAATGTGCGTTGAATTCTATTTGATCCTCAGAGTAGCAGGAGCGAAAAGATCATTAATGTGGAAACTAATCATCTATTCCGTAATCATGCTCGTTACCGGATATTTTGGAGAAACCATCTATCGCGATCAGGCGGCAATTTGGGGTGCAATCTCCGGAGCTGCATATTTCGCCATCGTGTATGAAATTTGGCTTGGTAGTGCAAAGAAACTGGCAGAGAAAGCTGGTGGACAGGTACTAAAAGCGCACAAAATACTTTGCTGGTTCGTGCTCGTAGGTTGGGTGATTTATCCAATAGGGTATATGGCCGGTACTCCAGGATGGTATGAAGGGATCTTTGGAGACCTCAATATTGATGTAATCTATAATATTGGTGACGCCATTAACAAGATTGGATTTGGACTTGTGATCTATAATCTAGCAGTGCTTTCTTCTCCAGGGAAGAGCACAACCGCTTAA
- a CDS encoding BCCT family transporter, whose translation MRSFQKQPVLYLSISILVLLALWFIIFTASAYSFIETFSLQIRNAFGGFYLVLGLVCVLLLVGISISPWGRLTLGKAEDRPQFSRFAWIAMLYSAGMGAGILLRAVQEPVFMQQHPPIVNGSSPEIVGLEYTFYQWGFTAWAFYALFAIAIGYPLFVHREKIATSSAFVSLSRKRPLLTGIDTLAILTTVFGLIAALGLGTTQITGGINHLLGGTFDFGMVLALTLVIAGLATLSVLSGVDRGIKNISTANILLTLALLVFVFVQGDWAQIMERFFVALYQYIIDFIPLSLAYGDFDPGPAFLADWTYYYWAFWLAWAPFTGMFIARISRGRSLREMIIGVLLIPSLASFFWFTVFGDAAFESLGDLVTYDGRYDNVFTSIFVFLETLPGAGFSTVVVVLLLISFLVTSLDSAIFVLSMFTDQGKEEPSRHHRILWSIALTLFAIGLLFLGQARPDIDVLTAVQKLLIITSLPFAMLMIVMIVLLLRTLARRANRQAHSS comes from the coding sequence ATTCGTTCTTTTCAAAAGCAGCCGGTACTCTATTTGAGCATCTCTATTTTAGTGCTCCTCGCCCTTTGGTTTATCATATTTACCGCGTCTGCCTACAGCTTTATTGAAACTTTTTCTTTACAAATCCGGAATGCTTTCGGTGGTTTTTATCTGGTTTTGGGTCTGGTCTGTGTACTGCTTCTGGTGGGTATTAGTATTTCTCCCTGGGGTCGCCTGACCCTAGGCAAAGCGGAGGATCGACCGCAATTCAGCCGTTTTGCCTGGATAGCCATGCTCTACAGCGCCGGTATGGGCGCCGGCATCCTTTTACGAGCCGTTCAGGAACCCGTATTCATGCAGCAACATCCACCCATTGTGAATGGCAGCAGTCCGGAAATCGTGGGCCTGGAGTACACCTTTTATCAATGGGGTTTTACCGCCTGGGCCTTTTATGCGCTCTTTGCCATCGCGATTGGCTATCCCCTTTTTGTGCATCGGGAAAAAATTGCGACGAGCAGTGCTTTTGTTTCGCTTTCGCGAAAGCGTCCCTTGCTCACTGGCATCGACACCTTGGCCATACTGACTACCGTTTTCGGCCTGATAGCCGCCCTGGGTCTGGGCACCACCCAGATCACCGGCGGGATCAATCATTTGCTTGGAGGCACCTTTGATTTTGGTATGGTACTCGCCTTGACCCTCGTAATCGCCGGGCTGGCGACCCTTTCTGTACTGAGTGGCGTGGACAGAGGCATTAAAAACATATCGACTGCCAACATCCTGCTGACCCTGGCCCTGTTGGTCTTTGTTTTCGTTCAGGGAGACTGGGCACAGATCATGGAGCGGTTCTTTGTAGCACTCTACCAATACATCATTGATTTTATACCGCTGAGTTTAGCTTATGGAGATTTTGATCCGGGACCGGCTTTTTTGGCCGATTGGACCTACTATTATTGGGCCTTTTGGCTGGCCTGGGCGCCATTTACCGGAATGTTCATCGCGCGTATCAGTAGAGGCAGAAGCTTGCGCGAAATGATCATCGGAGTGCTGCTCATTCCTTCGTTGGCCAGCTTTTTTTGGTTTACCGTATTTGGAGATGCCGCTTTTGAAAGCTTAGGCGACTTGGTCACTTATGATGGGCGCTATGACAATGTATTTACTTCCATCTTCGTTTTTTTGGAAACGCTGCCCGGAGCAGGATTTAGCACGGTGGTCGTTGTACTGTTGCTGATCAGTTTTTTAGTTACCTCTTTAGACTCGGCGATCTTCGTCTTGAGTATGTTTACCGATCAGGGAAAGGAGGAGCCTTCCAGACACCATCGTATCCTGTGGAGTATTGCGCTGACCCTGTTTGCCATTGGACTACTGTTCTTGGGACAAGCGCGGCCGGACATTGACGTTTTGACTGCTGTACAAAAGCTACTCATCATCACCTCCCTGCCTTTCGCTATGCTCATGATCGTCATGATCGTGTTGTTGCTACGCACCCTGGCCCGAAGAGCCAACCGGCAGGCCCACTCTTCTTAA
- a CDS encoding FecR family protein, with translation MKQNDLLNKWLDHSISEEEMEELKQTEDFPGLARIADHARQFRAPAFDQEAQFKAVKDRIHQLSDQKSATPVLSLYTIWRVAAVVVIALIAYYAFFQQHNTVITTDLAEQTTVFLPDGSEVVLNAASTLSYDADGWESDRSLELNGEAYFKVEKGSTFTVQTKHGDVTVLGTQFDVNARSDLFSVHCFEGLVAVATKEQSLQLAAGNGYNDVLTDNQPGLLTSLTQEQPSWMTDYSSFANLPFSMVIEEFERQYKVEVETINVDLDTLFSGSFPHNNLSLALKALSLPLNLQYTIVEDKITLSGE, from the coding sequence TTGAAACAGAACGACCTACTTAATAAATGGCTTGATCACTCGATTTCTGAAGAAGAAATGGAGGAGCTGAAGCAAACGGAAGACTTCCCCGGTCTGGCCCGTATTGCTGATCATGCCAGGCAATTCAGAGCCCCTGCCTTTGATCAGGAAGCACAATTCAAAGCGGTGAAAGACCGTATTCATCAGTTATCTGATCAAAAATCAGCGACCCCAGTCCTCTCCCTATATACGATCTGGCGCGTAGCTGCCGTAGTGGTGATCGCCCTTATAGCGTACTATGCATTTTTTCAACAGCATAACACGGTAATCACTACAGATCTTGCAGAGCAAACCACCGTTTTTCTACCGGATGGTTCTGAGGTGGTCTTGAACGCAGCAAGTACCTTGTCTTATGATGCAGACGGTTGGGAATCCGACCGAAGTCTGGAATTGAACGGAGAGGCTTATTTTAAAGTTGAAAAAGGATCGACTTTTACGGTACAGACCAAACACGGTGATGTGACTGTCTTAGGTACTCAATTTGATGTTAATGCCCGAAGCGATCTTTTTAGTGTACATTGTTTTGAAGGTCTGGTTGCAGTAGCTACTAAAGAACAGTCGCTTCAATTGGCCGCAGGAAATGGGTACAATGATGTTCTTACGGATAATCAGCCCGGTTTACTGACGAGCCTAACGCAGGAACAACCCAGCTGGATGACCGATTACTCTAGCTTCGCCAATCTACCTTTCTCCATGGTTATTGAAGAGTTCGAACGCCAGTACAAGGTAGAGGTGGAAACGATAAACGTCGACCTTGACACCTTATTTTCCGGAAGCTTTCCCCATAATAATTTGAGCTTAGCCCTAAAAGCGTTATCCTTACCTCTAAATTTACAATACACAATTGTAGAGGATAAGATTACGTTATCAGGGGAATGA
- the argS gene encoding arginine--tRNA ligase, whose translation MQLQQVLTQAVKDGIKKLHQIDLPEVEFQPTRKDFAGDVTVVVFPMLRHIKGNPVQIGQELGAYLQEAREEVIDFNVIKGFLNLVISDHYYLNALQQISKTPSYGAEPASGKAVMIEYSSPNTNKPLHLGHIRNNLLGYSVAQITEAAGKKVYKTQIINDRGIHICKSMLAWKKFGNGETPESSGLKGDKLVGNYYVRFDQEYKKEIEQLIGRGLPKEQAEKEAPILLEAQELLRQWEEGDKEVVQLWTTMNDWVYAGFEQTYNNLGVSFDSYYYESNTYLLGKDHIEEGLQSGVFYKKEDGSVWCDLTDDGLDEKLVLRSDGTAVYMTQDIGTAVQRVKDHPDVGGMVYTVGNEQDYHFKVLFLILKKLGYDWAENLYHLSYGMVDLPSGKMKSREGTVVDADELMVEMTDTARSLSQELGKLEGYSETEKEELYRTIGLGALKYYILKVDPKKRILFDPQESVDFQGNTGPFIQYTYARIQSILRKAQENGVKGLDDSVMTSAGAHQAPAVVNSLHSKEKELIKILLAYPETVQIAAANYSPALIANYTYDLVKEFNSFYQNVPIFNADTEGEKELRVVLSREVAQVIKSAFALLGIEVPERM comes from the coding sequence ATGCAATTACAGCAAGTACTGACGCAAGCGGTAAAGGACGGAATAAAAAAACTTCATCAAATTGATTTGCCAGAAGTGGAATTTCAACCCACCCGAAAGGATTTCGCGGGGGACGTCACCGTGGTTGTATTCCCTATGTTGCGCCATATCAAAGGCAATCCAGTACAGATTGGACAAGAATTGGGAGCCTATCTTCAGGAAGCCAGGGAAGAGGTGATTGATTTTAATGTGATCAAGGGATTTTTGAACCTGGTCATTAGTGACCATTATTACCTAAATGCTCTCCAGCAGATCAGTAAAACACCTTCCTATGGTGCAGAGCCGGCCAGTGGAAAAGCGGTCATGATCGAATATTCTTCCCCCAACACCAATAAACCCCTACATCTAGGACATATTAGGAATAATCTATTGGGGTATTCCGTAGCACAAATTACAGAGGCAGCCGGGAAAAAAGTCTATAAAACGCAGATCATCAATGATCGTGGCATCCATATCTGTAAGTCGATGCTGGCCTGGAAAAAATTTGGAAACGGGGAAACGCCTGAATCCAGCGGATTAAAAGGCGACAAATTAGTAGGGAATTACTACGTTCGTTTTGATCAGGAGTATAAAAAGGAGATCGAACAATTGATCGGAAGAGGGCTGCCTAAAGAACAGGCAGAAAAAGAGGCGCCTATACTGCTCGAAGCTCAGGAGCTATTACGCCAATGGGAAGAAGGGGATAAGGAGGTGGTCCAACTTTGGACAACCATGAACGACTGGGTCTACGCCGGCTTTGAACAGACCTATAACAATTTAGGAGTCTCTTTCGACTCTTACTACTACGAGAGCAACACCTATTTACTGGGGAAGGACCATATTGAAGAAGGACTCCAATCGGGAGTGTTCTACAAGAAAGAAGACGGTTCGGTTTGGTGTGATCTTACCGACGACGGTCTGGATGAAAAATTGGTGCTTCGCAGTGATGGAACCGCAGTGTATATGACCCAGGATATTGGTACCGCTGTACAACGAGTGAAAGATCATCCGGATGTAGGCGGTATGGTCTATACAGTAGGTAATGAACAGGACTACCATTTTAAAGTACTTTTTCTTATCCTCAAGAAGTTGGGTTATGATTGGGCGGAAAACCTATACCATCTCAGCTACGGCATGGTCGATCTGCCTTCCGGTAAAATGAAAAGCCGGGAAGGTACCGTGGTGGATGCGGACGAGCTGATGGTTGAAATGACCGATACTGCACGAAGCTTAAGCCAGGAGTTGGGCAAACTAGAAGGATATTCAGAAACGGAAAAAGAGGAGCTCTACCGAACCATTGGTTTAGGAGCTTTGAAGTACTACATCCTTAAAGTAGATCCTAAGAAACGCATATTGTTCGATCCTCAGGAGTCTGTCGATTTCCAGGGAAATACGGGGCCGTTTATTCAATACACCTATGCACGTATACAGTCTATCTTACGCAAGGCTCAAGAGAACGGCGTAAAGGGCTTGGATGATTCTGTAATGACGTCTGCCGGTGCCCACCAGGCTCCAGCGGTTGTAAACTCGCTGCATTCTAAAGAAAAAGAGCTCATCAAGATCCTATTAGCCTATCCGGAAACCGTGCAGATTGCTGCGGCCAATTACAGTCCGGCACTGATCGCTAATTATACGTATGATCTGGTTAAGGAATTCAATTCATTCTATCAGAATGTGCCTATTTTCAACGCAGATACGGAAGGGGAAAAAGAATTGCGGGTGGTGCTTTCACGGGAAGTAGCCCAGGTTATCAAAAGTGCTTTTGCACTTTTGGGTATTGAAGTGCCTGAACGGATGTAA
- a CDS encoding RNA polymerase sigma factor, with translation MSETPEKDVCEEKVYRTLFNLHAENLYQFLYHRYGDQLDPMDKAQEAFVKLWQNCKKVTPDKAKSFVFTIGNNLMLNAYKHLKVVREHEAQVSSQKDHYDPQFLLEEKEYHEKYKRALATLTDAQREVFLLNRAEGKRHKEIAALLGISRKAVEKRLYGALDKMKSQLKEL, from the coding sequence ATGAGTGAGACCCCTGAAAAAGACGTTTGTGAGGAAAAGGTTTATCGCACACTCTTTAATCTCCATGCGGAAAATCTGTATCAATTTCTCTATCACCGGTATGGAGACCAATTGGATCCCATGGATAAGGCACAGGAAGCTTTTGTCAAGCTATGGCAAAATTGCAAGAAAGTAACTCCAGATAAAGCGAAAAGCTTTGTATTTACCATTGGGAATAACCTCATGCTTAATGCCTACAAACACTTAAAGGTGGTTCGCGAGCATGAAGCTCAGGTCAGTAGTCAAAAAGATCACTATGACCCGCAGTTCTTATTGGAAGAAAAAGAATATCATGAGAAATACAAGCGTGCGCTAGCCACGCTGACCGATGCACAACGGGAAGTCTTCCTTTTGAATCGTGCCGAAGGAAAACGCCACAAAGAAATTGCAGCGCTATTGGGAATCTCTCGAAAGGCAGTGGAGAAGCGACTTTACGGGGCTTTAGATAAAATGAAATCGCAATTAAAAGAACTCTAG
- a CDS encoding TonB-dependent receptor plug domain-containing protein → MLVPLNELLPQLEERYEVRFSYATQAVADQTVAWPTSELSFRESLHLLRLKTQLIFTSLGEDIVTISRPQPSKQLLCGVVYDAYQQPLAQVDVLAGNQQTQTDALGYFYLEVPSTVSTIRLLRDDLQPQQLEFPAASACAEIVMQALREELQAVVITNYLTKGISKENDGSIHIEYEEFGVLPGLIESDVLLTVQALPGIQSVNEGVSRINIRGGTHDQNLLLWDGIKMYQSGHFFGLISAFNPYITAQVDVYKNGTPASLGDAVSGTLSMQSEETIDQQLGGAASVNLISADAFLNLPITKNGSLLIAGRKSLNEVWESPTYSSFFERAFQDTEITDAGDQVSTGEDRFSFYDVNFRYLQKLGTKTRLRINGLLVSNTLSFSENANIAGQEVSRESKAEQNNLGAAVYLDHRWDHRWSSDLLITASSYELAATNFDIFNNQRLIQQNQVLETSVKSVSRLKSNDRWTHDLGYQFTETGITNTSDVNNPLVFRKIKNVVRAHGLFGESAWNSPDKKTFARIGLRANYYNKPDVYRLEPRIVLGRRLLDHFRVEVQGELKSQTTSQVVDFQNDFLGVENRRWIISDEDRIPLLSSQQISIGGHYNRNTILISAEAFYKRVDGITGQSQGFLNQYEFLREQGSYEIKGLEFLFDYKWRDVGIWLGYTLATNQYDFDDTNEFEFPELFYNNVDVRHYISFSGSYTLMDRFKLAIGLNWHSGKPTTPLNDLGTVNPLEFGTANSQRLPDYFKVDFSANYTYDLDNDKKLYAGISVWNLTSNENIINEYYRVDSNDNISLIRRTGLGFTPNAVLRFSF, encoded by the coding sequence GTGCTTGTACCACTAAATGAACTACTTCCTCAATTGGAAGAACGGTATGAAGTACGTTTTTCCTATGCCACTCAAGCGGTAGCCGATCAGACCGTAGCCTGGCCTACCTCAGAATTAAGCTTTCGCGAAAGCTTACACCTGCTTAGACTAAAAACCCAATTAATATTCACTTCTCTGGGCGAAGATATCGTCACGATCAGTCGGCCACAGCCTTCGAAACAGCTGCTTTGTGGAGTAGTCTATGACGCCTACCAACAACCCCTTGCTCAGGTGGACGTTCTTGCCGGTAATCAGCAAACCCAAACGGATGCTCTGGGTTATTTCTATTTGGAGGTCCCGTCTACGGTGAGTACGATTCGTTTACTGCGAGACGATTTGCAACCACAACAACTCGAATTTCCCGCGGCTAGTGCTTGCGCTGAGATTGTCATGCAAGCCTTACGAGAAGAACTGCAAGCCGTTGTGATCACCAATTATCTCACCAAAGGGATCAGCAAAGAAAATGACGGTTCCATCCATATTGAGTATGAAGAATTTGGGGTGTTACCGGGTTTGATCGAATCGGATGTATTGCTTACCGTACAGGCGCTTCCGGGCATACAAAGCGTCAATGAGGGGGTGTCGCGTATCAATATCCGCGGGGGTACTCACGATCAGAACCTCTTACTCTGGGACGGAATCAAAATGTATCAAAGCGGGCACTTCTTCGGATTGATCTCTGCATTTAATCCGTACATCACTGCACAAGTAGACGTCTACAAAAATGGAACCCCCGCCAGCTTAGGGGACGCTGTTTCAGGGACCTTATCCATGCAGTCTGAAGAAACGATCGATCAGCAATTGGGCGGTGCCGCGAGCGTCAATTTGATCAGTGCGGATGCCTTTTTAAACTTACCCATCACCAAAAACGGGTCTCTCCTTATCGCAGGGCGAAAATCATTGAATGAAGTTTGGGAGTCTCCTACCTATTCTTCCTTTTTTGAACGAGCCTTTCAGGATACAGAAATAACCGACGCGGGGGACCAGGTCAGCACCGGTGAGGATCGTTTTAGCTTCTACGATGTTAATTTTCGCTACCTACAAAAACTAGGAACAAAAACCCGTCTTCGAATCAACGGTTTGCTCGTAAGCAACACTTTAAGCTTTTCTGAAAATGCGAATATAGCAGGTCAGGAGGTTTCTCGGGAAAGCAAGGCCGAACAAAACAATTTAGGAGCGGCTGTTTATTTGGATCACCGTTGGGACCACCGATGGTCCAGCGACCTTTTGATTACAGCCTCGTCTTACGAGCTGGCGGCCACCAACTTTGATATTTTTAATAATCAGCGACTGATACAACAAAATCAGGTATTGGAGACCAGTGTGAAGAGTGTTTCTCGCTTGAAAAGTAATGATCGGTGGACACACGATCTGGGATATCAGTTCACAGAAACCGGAATCACCAATACCAGTGATGTGAATAATCCGTTGGTTTTCCGGAAAATTAAAAATGTGGTGCGTGCTCATGGCCTCTTTGGAGAATCAGCCTGGAACTCTCCCGATAAAAAAACCTTTGCCCGAATAGGACTTCGTGCCAATTATTATAACAAACCGGACGTCTACCGCCTGGAGCCTCGTATCGTATTGGGGCGACGCTTACTGGATCATTTTCGTGTGGAAGTTCAAGGAGAATTAAAAAGTCAAACCACGTCTCAAGTGGTTGATTTTCAAAATGATTTTCTGGGCGTAGAGAATCGCAGATGGATCATCAGCGATGAGGATAGGATCCCGCTATTGAGTAGCCAACAAATTTCCATTGGCGGACATTACAACAGGAATACAATATTGATCAGCGCTGAAGCCTTTTACAAGCGAGTAGACGGGATCACCGGCCAATCGCAAGGATTTTTAAATCAGTATGAATTTCTTCGAGAGCAGGGTTCCTATGAAATCAAGGGTCTGGAATTCTTGTTTGATTATAAATGGAGAGATGTTGGAATTTGGCTGGGGTACACTTTGGCGACCAATCAATATGATTTTGACGATACAAACGAATTTGAATTTCCAGAACTCTTTTACAATAATGTTGATGTTCGCCACTACATCTCTTTCTCGGGAAGTTATACGCTGATGGATCGATTTAAATTGGCAATCGGACTCAATTGGCATTCCGGTAAGCCAACAACCCCCTTAAACGATCTGGGTACTGTCAATCCACTCGAATTCGGAACTGCCAACAGCCAGCGCCTACCGGATTATTTTAAAGTGGATTTCTCCGCCAACTATACCTACGACCTGGATAATGATAAAAAACTGTATGCGGGGATCTCGGTTTGGAATCTCACAAGCAATGAAAACATCATCAATGAGTACTACCGCGTCGACTCTAATGACAATATTTCTCTGATCCGACGCACCGGCCTGGGCTTTACACCAAACGCCGTGCTGCGTTTCAGTTTTTAA
- a CDS encoding Brp/Blh family beta-carotene 15,15'-dioxygenase — MQNKAAVIDNMDGFKVVATFFALWLTVYFDSTTETWLAYTLIFSIGILHGSNDIQLLQLAQGKGNIKSSRWLMIYVAVILLCIVFFLIDARVALLVFIVFSAYHFGEQHWHEILQNSIWPIRVFYSIYGLLILNLLFYNHSEEVNQIIFEMTGYEIPGMLYTYLVLGTLAIVILGIVFLGYRNEIKHTRVLKELFLLGLFYLIFFNASLIWAFSIYFIVWHSIPSIQEQTGLMYSGFSKENLIKYMKSAGLYWFLSVTALVLFILIVDNQLFSYMTLFFAFLAAITLPHVLVMSKLYKETDI; from the coding sequence ATGCAAAATAAGGCCGCGGTAATTGATAATATGGACGGATTCAAGGTCGTGGCCACTTTTTTTGCGCTTTGGTTAACGGTCTATTTTGACAGTACGACCGAGACCTGGCTGGCTTATACGCTGATCTTTTCAATTGGCATCTTACACGGTTCTAACGATATCCAATTACTACAGCTAGCTCAGGGAAAAGGAAACATTAAGAGTTCCCGTTGGTTAATGATTTACGTTGCTGTGATTCTGCTTTGTATAGTCTTTTTTTTGATAGACGCGCGAGTGGCGCTTCTCGTTTTTATCGTATTCAGCGCCTACCATTTTGGGGAGCAGCATTGGCATGAAATTTTACAAAATTCAATTTGGCCTATTAGAGTGTTTTATAGCATTTATGGCCTGCTCATTTTGAATCTTCTTTTTTATAATCACAGCGAAGAAGTCAACCAAATTATTTTTGAAATGACCGGTTACGAAATTCCCGGTATGCTTTATACCTATCTCGTCTTAGGAACATTAGCTATAGTCATTTTAGGAATAGTTTTTCTAGGATATCGGAACGAGATCAAACACACGCGCGTTTTAAAGGAATTATTTTTGTTGGGATTGTTTTATCTTATTTTCTTCAATGCTTCTTTGATATGGGCCTTCAGTATTTATTTCATCGTATGGCATTCCATCCCCTCAATTCAAGAGCAGACTGGTTTGATGTATTCTGGTTTCAGCAAAGAAAATTTGATCAAATACATGAAATCTGCAGGATTGTATTGGTTTTTATCCGTGACGGCTCTTGTCCTATTTATATTGATCGTAGATAACCAATTGTTCTCCTACATGACATTATTCTTCGCCTTCCTCGCTGCAATTACGCTTCCTCACGTCCTGGTGATGTCTAAACTCTACAAAGAAACTGACATTTAA
- a CDS encoding SDR family oxidoreductase, whose protein sequence is MKILLTGANGYIGMRLLPLLLEDGHEVVCAVRSASRLSVDKETRKQISIVEVDFLNDPTPNLLPKDIDAAYYLIHSMTGSTSDFDEKEERSAKNFNTYMAETECKQVIYLSGIVNEQNLSKHLWSRKNVEETLFEGDFHLTVLRAAIIVGSGSSSFEIIRDLCEKLPVMITPKWVRTRCQPIAIRNVMHYLVGVLGHEQCYDDSFDIGGPDVLTYKEMMQRYAKVRQLPLYILDVPVMSPKLSSYWLYFVTSTSYKLALNLVDSMRIEVITRDTRLQELLQVDPISYEDAIEMAFKKIEQNQVVSSWKDSMVSGRFSKDVKRFVKVPEYGCLKDKQQLQLEDPEQALENIWSIGGDRGWYYGNTLWKIRGYIDKLIGGVGLRRGRTHPHRIYEGDALDFWRVILADKEDRRLLLFAEMKVPGEAWLDFEIDENNVLRQTATFRPKGLLGRMYWYAMLPFHYFIFSGMLHNIASYRPKKSETATT, encoded by the coding sequence ATGAAAATCCTGCTTACTGGTGCTAATGGCTACATTGGCATGCGCCTGCTTCCCTTACTTCTTGAAGACGGTCATGAGGTCGTGTGTGCGGTACGCAGTGCAAGCCGGCTTTCGGTGGACAAAGAGACCCGCAAGCAGATCAGCATCGTGGAGGTCGATTTTCTCAATGACCCTACTCCCAATTTACTTCCTAAAGATATAGACGCTGCCTATTACCTGATCCACTCCATGACCGGATCCACCTCCGATTTTGATGAAAAAGAAGAGCGTTCTGCCAAGAATTTCAACACCTACATGGCCGAAACGGAATGCAAACAGGTCATTTACCTCAGCGGCATTGTCAACGAACAAAATCTCAGTAAGCACCTATGGTCCCGTAAAAATGTGGAAGAGACCTTATTTGAAGGCGATTTTCACCTGACCGTACTTCGGGCAGCTATCATTGTAGGCTCCGGAAGCTCCTCTTTTGAGATTATCAGAGATCTTTGCGAGAAATTACCGGTCATGATCACTCCTAAATGGGTTCGGACCCGGTGTCAGCCCATCGCCATCCGCAATGTCATGCACTATTTGGTGGGTGTGTTGGGTCATGAGCAGTGCTATGATGATTCTTTTGACATTGGAGGGCCAGACGTGCTGACCTATAAAGAAATGATGCAACGTTATGCCAAAGTGCGTCAATTGCCGCTGTACATTCTGGATGTGCCGGTGATGAGCCCGAAGCTCTCCTCCTACTGGCTCTATTTTGTAACCTCTACCTCGTATAAACTCGCCTTGAATCTGGTAGACAGCATGCGCATCGAGGTCATTACGAGAGACACCCGCCTTCAAGAGTTGCTCCAGGTTGATCCGATCAGCTACGAAGATGCTATAGAAATGGCCTTCAAAAAGATCGAACAAAATCAGGTAGTATCCAGCTGGAAAGATTCGATGGTGAGTGGCCGTTTTTCCAAAGATGTCAAGCGCTTTGTCAAAGTTCCTGAATACGGATGCTTAAAAGACAAACAACAGTTACAACTCGAGGATCCTGAGCAAGCCCTTGAAAATATCTGGTCTATTGGAGGCGATCGGGGATGGTATTACGGCAATACGCTTTGGAAAATTAGAGGCTATATTGATAAGTTGATCGGTGGAGTGGGTTTACGTCGAGGGCGTACGCATCCGCATCGGATCTACGAAGGGGATGCCCTGGACTTTTGGCGAGTCATCCTGGCTGATAAAGAGGACCGTCGATTGCTGTTGTTTGCAGAAATGAAAGTGCCCGGAGAAGCCTGGCTTGATTTTGAAATTGACGAGAACAATGTGCTTCGGCAGACCGCGACCTTTAGGCCCAAAGGACTACTGGGACGCATGTACTGGTACGCTATGCTTCCCTTTCACTACTTCATTTTTAGTGGTATGCTTCATAATATTGCGTCGTACAGGCCCAAAAAATCAGAAACAGCGACCACTTGA